DNA from Cataglyphis hispanica isolate Lineage 1 chromosome 6, ULB_Chis1_1.0, whole genome shotgun sequence:
TTctctgatatataaatttgaaattaataatattttaataaataatatctttagcacacaatatataaaagtattgtcTCTGAAATTAGTGTAATAGTTCTCAAATTAACAAGTATACAACTTTGATATGCCTTtccaatgataaaaaatttatatttcgatagagtgtgtacatatacatacatacatatatatatatatatatatatatatatatatatatatatataaagagagagacagagaaagaaagatcttACTTTAGCAAATAATCCACTAGTTccctatttttaaatgataagaaagagagagaaattcgaagcgttatgttatataagttataagttataaattagCAATCGTCtcagcaattaattttttacttctatTATGACATCCTTTTGACGTAATAATAGTTTACATCACGATATTCCACCTATCGTTCATCAACATATCGCGAACACCGTACATTACACTTATATCCATCGCAACGTAGAAATTATTGTTAGGAAATTTTAATCGGATCATACGACGACGCCGACGTATATAAACGTTCTGCTCTCGATCACGCGCGACTCATCGTCATCGCGACGCCATCGACGTCCTCCACGAGATGTCAAATATCACGTCGATCGAGGAGTCGCGTCAACAACGGAATGCACGCCGAAGAGCGGCGATGTCGTGGCGTGATCTCCCACGCCAGGCCGGCGTGATACTTACTCATCGAATTTTCGGGCGAGCGCCGGGAACCGCGCAAGTCAACCAGGACCGTCTTCGACCCGACGCTCCCTTCCGCTCTGCACGCACTGTCCGACTATCCGAGTCTTTGCACTGTCCGACTATCCGAGTCTGCACTGTCGGCACTGTGCACAACTGACGATTGTAGCCACCAATAGCAGCAGTGCTGTATAAATTACTCATGCACAAATTGTATGTAGTGGAGCAATAACTGTACAACGAACGGGATTCGTCAAAAAGACGACAGTAACGGCCGTATGCGATGGAACGCGTTCTATTCTATCAGCTAATACCCTGATagcacaaataatatattctttgactATTCTATTTAGTGttaaatatactattttgAGGATATTCTTACAGAATTatctatgaattttttttagaatattctcaggttaaaagaatattttttaaatctgcttagaagatattaatattgtatttagaacggttttattttgaaattctgtgcagatttataaatcttttgttttcactttattagaatattcaaatattaactgaaggatatttaatgaatatttacagAATATAGATTGTGTTATCTGGGACACATTTTATGCGGAAAAACGCGCGATTTTCATTTACTTACTGCACAAACTCGCTCAGATGCGTCAAAAccgtgataaaataaaattaaaattaaaatgtaaaaatatattgcgtgCAAGCATTTTGATTGCAAGCGTTTATATGCAATaacatatgtacattatttcattaaatattaaataattaacatgcgATTGTCGAATTCGCGAATATTAAGAGATggctctttcttctttttttgtacGCATGATTCATCTTGTTGCGACACAGtatcattcttatttttagtCTCTATTATTTCTCTACCATTCACCTCATAAAACAACGTGATTGGGCAGAAATGACAGTACTTGTAAATGACACGGCAATCAGTTGATTATATCAAATTCTTCCTCCTCTATTTTTCCTAAAAGCACAATGTCCGTTCTCTTTTTTAGAcacttttttcattcttttcgtTCCTGGTTTCtctatgtatttatttgtatttactttttttactattgacggattttattcttttatgacgttatacacacatatatatatacatatagagattttattatatatacaaaaacacCTATTATTTACATGGTCATTTTAGCtcgagcaataaaaaaaaggtttttCTCGTCTATTGTTTTGAATCATATATCATGTTATATTTGTGTAATCCTCAGAAACAATCGCATATTTACCTGTGCTGAAGCTCTTgttatcattctttttcttccgtCGCTCATattagctatatatatatatatatatatattatgtatttctttttctaattaaaaatttttttattattaatattttatgcagttttccaattaaatgttattctaATTCTATTGAATTCTACTTACAATTTTAGAATTGACACTCTATCACGCATGCTGCATCTATCACGCGtcaatctaaattaatatgtcacatatatatctaattttatcacACTCTTATCACTACTGAAATATCGCGCGAAAATTCTACAAGCTGTAGAGATTAATCCACGACTAGTCATCATCTAATCGACTATCTTCTTTTACTGTAAAAAAACTCTACTTAActctttctatttattctattacaaCAGAATTATCTATCTTGttgaaatagttttaaaaattaaatgatctcCAAgcgatatcaatataatttacacgACCATCTTGTCGTATGATAACTTAATGACATATTGACCAATTGTAGCATGGCGGCGCTTCATTTAAATGTTGCCACGAAACCGCTGTTTAAAAAAAGCCACGCCTTGTCACTCTTTTATTGCCTTAAATACATTCTCACTGttaaacagaataaaattatatatttaaaacatcgtCTCATTGAGTTAAAGTTTTTTATGTAGATTCAtagatcgtttttttttcttttcattttattagaatattcaaatattcactAAAGGTTATTTAtagaatgtttataaaatattagatatttgtgCTATCCGGGTTTGTTATCTTTAATAGCTCTTAaggtaaaagattttaaacgtAATAAAAGCAAATCCATCAATCATAATTAAACACTTGTGCAgtgtagtaaaaaaaaaaaaaatatttgcctgtgaatatttattgattattattgttaccGTGTGATaacttgcattttttttttttttgaaaaaaaaaagattgtacaCAACTAGTGCATTACTAAAAGTGCAAAGTGCAtcacttttttcttataatttactaACACGTGTTAGGGCTTGTTTCCATCGTTATTAAACTCGATTCAAGAGCAAGTTACTAGAACTCAGGTCGTGGCATGTGTGGAAGATTTTTCAGATGTAAATAAAGCTAGATTGATTTTATactaaagtatttatataaattgttatattaatcgcTCACGATGGTgcgaaaattaaagtatcatgaACAAAAACTGCTAAAGAAGGTAGATTTTTTATCGTGGCCGGCCGACAATAATCTTCACGAGGTTAAGATCTTAAAGCGATATTGCATTCAGAGAAGATCAGACTATACGGTGTAAGAatgaaactattttattttatgtattttaatataatatataatataatttaaaaactttactaTCTTAGGTACAACAAATTGTCACGCGAGATACGGGAATTAGGTAAAAAGATTAAGGAAGTTGAACCTGATCATCCTTTTCGAATAGAGCAGAGTGCTATGTTGCTGGAAAAGTTATATATGATGGGCTTGATATCCACCAAATGGGATTTGTCTCAAACTCAGAAAGTAACCGCCAGTTGCTTTTGTAGACGAAGACTTCCAGTTGTTATGGTACGCAACAAAATGAGTCAAACAATATCAATGGCAATAAAGTTCATAGAGCAGGGTCATGTCAGAGTTGGGGTCGAAGTTATAAAGGATCCTGCATTTCTAGTAACaaggtaatattattataattttctttctctctcttgtatcgtataatgtagaataaataaaatgattatatgtatttgacAGAAATTTGGAAGACTTCGTTACATGGGTAGATACTTCTGCTATTAGGAAACATGTACTAGAATACAAGAATGAGGTGAGTATATCTTTAGTTTCTCGCATTACATATGTTACtagttaaattacatttacatatatttgttttacagAGGGACGATTTTGATTTGGCATaaatttatgtgttaattGAATGTGtgtttgtgaaatatatttttataaataaaaaagaatattgtgtttattatagattaaatatttataatcaaattctttcaacaaagaattttcataattattatacacttCTTATACTTctcattcaaattataattatatacaggcAGATTATTGAGGATATTGCTTTTAGTATAAGATTCAATAgcacattctttttattcttagaGAAATTCTTCCTTAACACTATTTTTGCatgatgttaa
Protein-coding regions in this window:
- the LOC126850547 gene encoding U3 small nucleolar ribonucleoprotein protein IMP3, which codes for MVRKLKYHEQKLLKKVDFLSWPADNNLHEVKILKRYCIQRRSDYTVYNKLSREIRELGKKIKEVEPDHPFRIEQSAMLLEKLYMMGLISTKWDLSQTQKVTASCFCRRRLPVVMVRNKMSQTISMAIKFIEQGHVRVGVEVIKDPAFLVTRNLEDFVTWVDTSAIRKHVLEYKNERDDFDLA